In Duganella zoogloeoides, a single genomic region encodes these proteins:
- the paaK gene encoding phenylacetate--CoA ligase PaaK: MVQRIPEPSDLEPIERASRDELQALQLQRMQSTLQHAYDNVPHYRKAFDAAGVHPADLKSLADLSKFPFTGKKELRENYPFGMFAVPREQVVRVHASSGTTGKPTVVGYTQNDIDTWASVVARSIRAAGGRRGDMVHISYGYGLFTGGLGAHYGAERLGCTVVPMSGGQTERQVQLIEDFKPSIIMVTPSYMLNIIEEYQRQGLDPAASSLKVGIFGAEPWTDAMRREIEQRAGIDAVDIYGLSEVMGPGVASECIESKDGPVIWEDHFYPEIIDPDTGEVLPDGEEGELVFTSLTKEALPIIRYRTRDLTRLLPPTSRAMRRIGKITGRSDDMLIIRGVNVFPSQIEELILKMPLLAPQYQLIIKRDGHLDQLEVLAELRPEAGNMLTGDNEALARELEIRIKTNVGVSTRVRLVAPNGIERTLTGKARRVIDQRPKS, from the coding sequence ATGGTACAACGCATACCCGAACCATCGGACCTGGAACCGATCGAGCGCGCCAGCCGCGACGAGCTGCAAGCGCTGCAGCTGCAGCGCATGCAATCGACGCTGCAGCACGCGTACGACAACGTGCCGCACTATCGCAAGGCGTTCGACGCGGCCGGCGTCCATCCCGCCGACCTGAAGTCCTTGGCCGACCTTTCAAAGTTTCCTTTCACCGGCAAGAAGGAACTGCGCGAGAACTACCCGTTCGGCATGTTTGCCGTACCGCGCGAGCAGGTGGTGCGTGTGCATGCGTCGAGCGGCACCACCGGCAAGCCCACCGTGGTCGGCTACACCCAAAACGACATCGACACCTGGGCCAGCGTGGTGGCGCGCTCGATCCGCGCGGCGGGCGGGCGGCGCGGCGACATGGTGCATATCTCGTACGGCTACGGCCTGTTTACCGGCGGCCTCGGAGCCCACTACGGCGCCGAGCGGCTTGGCTGCACGGTGGTGCCGATGTCCGGCGGCCAGACCGAGCGCCAGGTGCAGCTGATCGAAGACTTCAAGCCGTCCATCATCATGGTCACGCCGTCGTACATGCTCAACATCATCGAGGAATACCAGCGCCAGGGACTCGATCCCGCCGCCAGTTCGCTCAAGGTCGGTATTTTCGGCGCCGAACCGTGGACCGACGCCATGCGCCGCGAAATCGAGCAGCGCGCCGGCATCGACGCGGTGGATATTTACGGCTTGTCCGAAGTGATGGGCCCCGGCGTGGCCAGCGAATGCATCGAGAGCAAGGATGGCCCGGTGATCTGGGAAGACCATTTTTACCCGGAGATCATCGACCCCGATACCGGCGAGGTGCTGCCAGACGGCGAGGAGGGCGAGCTGGTATTCACCTCGCTGACCAAGGAGGCGCTGCCGATCATCCGCTACCGCACGCGCGACCTCACGCGGCTGCTGCCACCTACTTCACGCGCGATGCGCCGCATCGGCAAGATCACCGGCCGCTCGGACGACATGCTGATTATCCGCGGCGTCAACGTGTTCCCGTCGCAGATCGAGGAACTGATCCTCAAGATGCCGCTGCTGGCGCCCCAGTACCAGCTGATCATCAAGCGCGACGGCCACCTCGACCAACTGGAGGTGCTAGCCGAGCTGCGCCCGGAGGCGGGCAATATGCTCACCGGCGATAACGAAGCGCTGGCCCGGGAATTAGAGATCCGTATCAAGACCAATGTGGGCGTCTCCACCCGGGTGCGGCTGGTGGCCCCCAACGGCATCGAACGCACGCTCACCGGCAAGGCCCGGCGTGTGATCGACCAGCGCCCCAAGTCATAA
- a CDS encoding CehA/McbA family metallohydrolase domain-containing protein — MLHRPRLSPRYMLIPTAIAIAITFAACGGGDDDTIKNNVPPIAQGRWIAGDLHTHTTQSADADVSQTLDKILGKAFTSYGLDWMAVTNHLRVSTRDDKGVLLAAPIPMATGVERYEQPRLAALQSAGTYADKLIFSGFEWDMPTHDHIGIGIFEGTDKSAGAPLAVSTKGVREFEYLFTTRDPAMFDAADVAAWKAKYGDTRYNKTADDALKAISWLKDNYPDTSYAVINHPSRNKGSYTVEDFRRFNDTAPDIMFAIEGMVGNQMEPDRGGYTAAYTPENAPLRAYGGADYVVAKLGGVWDALLGEGRRVWNLTDSDTHFKIVGNNSSGYFPGEYAKNYVFNSATGAPTAKDLLQGLRSGKMFSVYGDLVNALDFNLASTSDRKEMGGELKVANGEKVVVTIRFKSPAKNNYEKPVDSGASASVKPVVDHVDLIVGDVGTKAAQGTAAYAVATNASTRVVKRFTSADWKTDADGYNTITYETTATKSQYFRLRGTNLGTDVAGLTQGGEPLADQRTSTADATQRFNDINDRNYRSLWFYSNPVFVTVR, encoded by the coding sequence ATGTTGCACCGCCCTCGCTTGTCTCCCCGTTACATGCTCATCCCTACCGCGATCGCCATCGCCATCACCTTTGCCGCCTGTGGCGGGGGCGACGATGACACCATCAAGAACAACGTACCGCCGATCGCCCAGGGCCGCTGGATCGCCGGCGACCTGCATACCCACACCACGCAGTCGGCCGACGCCGACGTGAGCCAGACCCTCGACAAAATCCTCGGCAAGGCCTTCACCAGCTATGGCCTGGACTGGATGGCAGTGACCAATCACCTGCGCGTCTCCACCCGCGACGACAAGGGCGTGCTGCTGGCCGCGCCGATCCCGATGGCCACCGGCGTGGAGCGCTACGAGCAGCCGCGCCTCGCCGCCCTGCAATCGGCCGGCACTTATGCCGACAAGCTGATTTTCTCGGGCTTCGAGTGGGACATGCCTACCCATGACCACATCGGCATCGGCATTTTCGAGGGCACCGACAAGTCGGCCGGCGCTCCGCTGGCCGTGAGCACCAAAGGCGTGCGCGAATTCGAATACCTGTTCACCACCCGCGACCCTGCCATGTTCGACGCCGCCGACGTCGCGGCGTGGAAGGCCAAGTACGGCGACACCCGCTACAACAAGACCGCCGACGATGCCTTGAAGGCGATCTCCTGGCTCAAGGACAATTACCCCGACACCAGCTACGCGGTGATCAACCACCCATCGCGCAACAAGGGCAGCTACACGGTGGAAGACTTCCGCCGTTTCAACGACACCGCGCCCGACATCATGTTCGCCATCGAAGGCATGGTCGGCAACCAGATGGAGCCGGACCGTGGCGGCTACACCGCCGCCTACACGCCAGAGAATGCGCCGCTGCGCGCCTATGGCGGCGCCGACTACGTGGTGGCCAAACTCGGTGGCGTGTGGGATGCACTGCTGGGCGAGGGCCGCCGCGTCTGGAACCTGACCGATTCCGACACCCATTTTAAAATTGTCGGCAACAACAGCAGCGGCTACTTCCCCGGTGAATACGCCAAGAACTACGTGTTCAACAGCGCCACCGGCGCGCCGACCGCGAAAGACCTGCTGCAAGGCCTGCGCTCGGGGAAAATGTTCTCGGTCTATGGCGACCTGGTGAACGCGCTCGACTTCAACCTGGCCAGTACCAGCGACCGCAAGGAAATGGGCGGCGAGCTGAAAGTGGCCAATGGCGAAAAGGTGGTGGTCACCATCCGCTTCAAGAGCCCGGCGAAGAACAACTATGAAAAGCCGGTGGACAGCGGCGCCTCGGCCAGCGTCAAGCCGGTGGTGGACCACGTGGACCTGATCGTCGGCGACGTGGGCACGAAGGCCGCGCAGGGCACCGCCGCCTACGCGGTGGCCACCAACGCCAGCACCCGCGTGGTCAAGCGCTTTACCAGCGCCGACTGGAAGACCGACGCCGATGGCTACAACACCATCACCTACGAAACCACCGCCACCAAGAGCCAGTACTTCCGCCTGCGCGGCACCAACCTGGGCACCGATGTAGCGGGCCTGACGCAGGGCGGCGAGCCGCTGGCCGACCAGCGCACCAGCACCGCCGACGCCACCCAGCGTTTCAACGACATCAACGACCGCAACTACCGCAGCCTGTGGTTCTATTCGAACCCGGTGTTTGTCACGGTGCGTTGA
- the pcaF gene encoding 3-oxoadipyl-CoA thiolase, with translation MTDNSAYICDAIRTPFGRYGGALANVRTDDLAALPIAALIARNPKVDWSKVDDVYYGCANQAGEDNRNVGRMAALLAGLPVEVPASTINRLCGSSLDAVGSAARAIRTGEAHLVIAGGVENMTRAPFVMGKADSAFSRSAKIEDTTLGWRFVNPRMKEQYGIDSMPETAENVAAQFHISRADQDAFALRSQQRWAAAHAAGVFRDEIVPVSLPQKKGDPKIFDTDEHPRPDTTFETLSKLKGVVRADGTVTAGNASGVNDGACAILLASHAAAEQYGLRKRARVLGMATAGLAPRIMGFGPSPASRKVLALVGLTIDQMDVIELNEAFAAQGLAVTRHLGLADDAPHVNPNGGAIAIGHPLGASGARLVLAALTQLERTGGRYALCTMCIGVGQGIAVVIERVE, from the coding sequence ATGACCGACAATTCCGCATACATCTGCGACGCCATCCGCACCCCGTTCGGCCGCTACGGCGGCGCCCTGGCCAACGTGCGCACCGACGACCTGGCCGCGCTGCCGATCGCCGCCCTCATCGCCCGCAATCCCAAGGTGGACTGGTCCAAGGTCGATGACGTGTATTACGGCTGCGCCAACCAGGCCGGCGAGGACAATCGCAACGTGGGCCGCATGGCCGCGCTGCTGGCCGGCCTGCCGGTCGAGGTCCCGGCCAGCACCATCAACCGCCTGTGCGGATCGAGCCTCGATGCCGTGGGCAGCGCGGCGCGCGCCATCCGCACGGGCGAGGCGCACCTGGTCATCGCCGGCGGCGTGGAGAACATGACGCGCGCGCCGTTCGTGATGGGCAAGGCCGACAGCGCATTTTCGCGCAGCGCCAAGATCGAGGACACCACGCTGGGCTGGCGCTTCGTCAATCCGCGCATGAAGGAGCAGTACGGCATCGACAGCATGCCCGAAACGGCGGAAAACGTGGCCGCGCAGTTCCACATCAGCCGCGCCGACCAGGATGCTTTCGCGCTGCGCAGCCAGCAGCGCTGGGCCGCCGCGCACGCGGCCGGCGTGTTCCGCGACGAGATCGTGCCGGTGTCGCTGCCGCAAAAGAAGGGCGACCCCAAAATCTTCGACACCGACGAGCACCCGCGCCCGGACACCACGTTTGAAACGCTGTCGAAGCTGAAAGGCGTGGTGCGTGCGGACGGAACCGTCACAGCCGGCAACGCCTCGGGCGTCAACGACGGCGCCTGCGCCATCCTGCTCGCCTCGCACGCCGCAGCCGAGCAATACGGCCTGCGCAAGCGCGCCCGCGTATTGGGCATGGCCACCGCCGGCCTGGCGCCGCGCATCATGGGCTTCGGCCCGTCGCCGGCCTCGCGCAAGGTGCTGGCGCTGGTGGGCCTGACCATCGACCAGATGGACGTGATCGAATTGAACGAAGCATTTGCCGCGCAGGGTCTGGCCGTCACGCGCCACCTGGGCCTGGCCGACGATGCGCCCCACGTCAATCCCAACGGCGGCGCGATCGCCATCGGCCATCCGCTGGGCGCCTCGGGCGCGCGGCTGGTGCTGGCCGCCCTCACGCAACTGGAACGCACCGGTGGCCGCTACGCGCTGTGCACGATGTGCATCGGCGTGGGGCAGGGTATCGCGGTCGTCATCGAGCGGGTGGAATAG
- the paaZ gene encoding phenylacetic acid degradation bifunctional protein PaaZ produces MIPTLQSLIGGRWIGREAATPLHNALTGALIYHTHADAIDFGEAVRYARKTGVPSLMKLDFQQRAAILKALALYLVERKEELYAISHLTGATRADSWVDIEGGTGTLFAYASMGGRELPSSNVLHEGPAMALGKNGGFAGTHILVPRGGVAVHINAFNFPIWGLLEKFAPSFLAAMPCIGKPATATSYLTEAVVRMMHESGLLPEGALQLVIGSTGDLLDRLEGFDAVTFTGSADTAARLRVNRNLVAHSVPFTAEADSLNCAILAPDISPDDPEFDLFVKEVAREMTGKAGQKCTAIRRIIVPEALVDAVGTRLRERLAKVSVGDPSVEGVRMGALASKDQQRDVGERLALLAHGNEVLFGAGDGFKPVGDGVADGAFFAPTLLLCRDGMANDAVHDVEAFGPVSTIISYHGIDEALALAARGKGSLVSTLVTKEPAIAAYAVPVAAASHGRVLILEREAAVDSTGHGSPLPQLKHGGPGRAGGGEELGGIRAVRHFLQRAAVQGSPTMLAAVTGEYVRGARVQESEVHPFRKHFEELHIGDSLLTHRRTVSEADIVNFGGVSGDYFYMHFDDIAARDTQFGKRIAHGYFVLSAAAGLFVSPAPGPVLANYGLDNLRFVAPVAIGDTIRARLTCKRKVDRNRTDDRGVGQGVVAWDVQVTNQHDELVASYDILTLVMKRA; encoded by the coding sequence ATGATTCCAACCCTGCAAAGCCTGATCGGCGGCCGCTGGATCGGCCGCGAGGCGGCCACGCCGCTGCACAATGCACTTACCGGCGCCTTGATTTACCACACCCACGCGGACGCCATCGACTTCGGCGAAGCGGTCCGTTACGCACGCAAGACCGGTGTCCCGAGCCTGATGAAACTGGACTTCCAGCAGCGCGCCGCCATCCTCAAGGCCCTGGCGCTGTACCTGGTCGAGCGCAAGGAGGAGCTGTACGCGATCTCGCACCTCACCGGCGCCACCCGCGCCGACAGCTGGGTCGATATCGAAGGCGGCACCGGCACCCTGTTCGCATATGCCAGCATGGGCGGGCGCGAGCTGCCGTCGTCGAACGTGCTGCACGAGGGACCGGCCATGGCGCTCGGTAAAAACGGCGGCTTTGCCGGCACCCACATCCTGGTGCCGCGCGGCGGCGTGGCGGTACACATCAACGCCTTCAATTTCCCGATCTGGGGTTTGCTCGAGAAATTCGCGCCGAGCTTCCTGGCCGCCATGCCTTGCATCGGCAAGCCGGCCACCGCCACGAGCTATCTGACCGAAGCGGTGGTGCGCATGATGCACGAATCGGGCTTGCTGCCTGAGGGGGCACTGCAACTGGTGATCGGCAGCACCGGCGACCTGCTCGACCGGCTGGAAGGATTCGACGCCGTCACCTTCACCGGCTCGGCTGACACGGCCGCCAGGCTGCGCGTGAACCGCAACCTGGTCGCCCACTCGGTGCCGTTCACTGCCGAAGCGGATTCGCTCAACTGCGCCATCCTGGCGCCCGATATCTCGCCCGACGATCCCGAGTTCGACCTGTTCGTCAAGGAAGTGGCGCGCGAGATGACCGGCAAGGCGGGACAGAAGTGCACGGCGATTCGCCGCATCATCGTGCCCGAGGCGCTGGTCGACGCGGTGGGCACGCGCCTGCGTGAACGCCTGGCCAAGGTCAGCGTGGGCGACCCCTCGGTGGAAGGCGTGCGCATGGGCGCGCTGGCCTCGAAAGACCAGCAGCGCGACGTCGGCGAACGCCTGGCGCTGCTGGCGCACGGCAACGAGGTGCTGTTCGGCGCGGGCGACGGCTTCAAACCGGTGGGTGACGGCGTGGCCGATGGCGCATTTTTTGCGCCCACGCTGCTGCTCTGCCGCGACGGCATGGCCAACGACGCGGTGCACGACGTGGAGGCGTTCGGTCCGGTGAGCACCATCATCAGCTACCACGGCATCGACGAGGCGCTGGCGCTGGCCGCGCGCGGCAAGGGCTCGCTGGTGTCGACCCTGGTGACCAAAGAGCCGGCCATTGCCGCGTACGCGGTGCCAGTGGCCGCCGCGTCGCACGGCCGCGTGCTGATCCTCGAGCGCGAAGCGGCGGTGGATTCCACCGGCCACGGCTCGCCGCTGCCGCAGTTGAAGCACGGCGGACCTGGTCGCGCGGGCGGAGGCGAAGAACTGGGCGGCATCCGCGCCGTGCGCCATTTCCTGCAACGGGCGGCGGTGCAGGGTTCACCCACCATGCTGGCGGCGGTCACCGGCGAATACGTGCGCGGGGCCCGGGTGCAGGAGAGCGAAGTGCACCCGTTCCGCAAGCACTTCGAGGAACTGCACATCGGCGACTCGCTGCTCACGCACCGGCGCACCGTCAGCGAAGCGGACATCGTCAACTTCGGCGGTGTCTCGGGCGACTATTTTTACATGCACTTCGACGACATCGCCGCCAGGGACACCCAGTTCGGCAAGCGCATCGCCCACGGCTACTTCGTGCTGTCGGCCGCAGCCGGCCTGTTCGTCTCACCGGCGCCCGGCCCCGTGCTGGCCAACTATGGCCTCGACAACCTGCGTTTCGTCGCCCCGGTGGCCATCGGCGACACCATCCGCGCCCGCCTCACCTGCAAACGCAAGGTGGACCGCAACCGCACCGACGACAGGGGCGTGGGGCAGGGCGTGGTGGCCTGGGACGTACAAGTGACCAACCAGCACGACGAGCTGGTGGCCAGTTACGACATCCTGACCCTGGTAATGAAGCGGGCGTAA
- the paaI gene encoding hydroxyphenylacetyl-CoA thioesterase PaaI, producing MHETLTDLVPQALAEKVANAMYARDPASQGLGISLDGVGAGCATMSMTIRADMLNGHGSCHGGFIFTLADSAFAFACNSYNLNTVGAACTIDYLAPGRQGDVLTATAREQALAGKSGVYDVTVVNQEGRTVALFRGKSLRVGGHVLATE from the coding sequence ATGCATGAGACACTGACCGACCTCGTTCCGCAGGCCCTGGCCGAAAAAGTCGCTAACGCCATGTATGCGCGCGATCCCGCCTCGCAGGGGCTGGGCATCAGTCTCGATGGCGTCGGTGCCGGCTGCGCCACCATGTCGATGACCATACGCGCCGACATGCTCAATGGCCACGGCAGCTGCCACGGCGGTTTTATCTTTACGTTGGCTGACAGCGCGTTCGCCTTTGCCTGCAACAGCTACAACCTCAATACCGTGGGTGCGGCGTGCACCATCGATTACCTGGCGCCGGGGCGGCAGGGCGACGTGCTTACTGCCACCGCGCGCGAACAGGCGCTGGCCGGCAAGAGCGGCGTCTATGACGTCACCGTGGTCAACCAGGAAGGGCGCACGGTCGCCTTGTTTCGCGGCAAATCGCTGCGCGTGGGCGGCCACGTCCTGGCAACCGAATAA
- the paaY gene encoding phenylacetic acid degradation protein PaaY — protein sequence MVKVYEINGVTPVVHPTAYVHPSAVLIGDVIVGPRCYVGPLAALRGDFGRLILEEGANLQDTCVMHGFPGADTVVGVDGHIGHGAVLHGCRIGRNALVGMNSVVMDNAVIGAESIVAAMSFVRAGMEVPERSLVVGTPAKVVRPLRDDEIAWKTSGTGQYHELAVRSMHTMREVEALTDIEPDRPRVQWDSALPLHLHKNASV from the coding sequence ATGGTCAAGGTCTATGAAATCAACGGCGTCACACCAGTGGTGCACCCCACCGCCTACGTGCATCCGAGCGCGGTGCTGATCGGCGACGTCATTGTCGGCCCGCGCTGCTATGTCGGCCCACTGGCCGCTCTGCGCGGCGACTTCGGCCGCCTGATTTTGGAGGAAGGCGCCAACCTGCAGGACACCTGCGTGATGCATGGCTTTCCCGGCGCCGACACGGTGGTGGGCGTCGATGGCCACATCGGCCACGGCGCCGTGCTGCACGGCTGCCGCATCGGCCGCAACGCGCTGGTCGGCATGAACAGCGTGGTGATGGACAACGCGGTGATCGGCGCCGAGTCCATCGTCGCGGCCATGAGTTTCGTCCGCGCGGGCATGGAAGTACCGGAGCGCAGCCTGGTGGTCGGCACGCCGGCCAAAGTAGTGCGGCCGTTGCGCGACGACGAAATCGCCTGGAAGACCAGCGGCACCGGCCAGTACCACGAGCTGGCGGTGCGCTCGATGCATACCATGCGCGAGGTGGAAGCACTTACCGACATCGAGCCTGACCGCCCGCGCGTCCAATGGGACAGCGCCTTGCCACTGCACCTGCACAAGAACGCTTCGGTATAA
- a CDS encoding M4 family metallopeptidase, with translation MNLHISLLSVSTLAAAVIAATAAMAQPLSPAMMGGPVAPPSSQESNNLLARLAAFDQARETTRTLAAPRYSFRLAAQHPGAAGQKISRVQHTYEGLRVFGSEAVVVTDSTGAIVSASVTDRRPGAHSLAAGAAAAVPTPADLKPKLSPQQAIIVAIRSVRAGMSKIEHRWQPVAELLLYPVVTSQRTAAAANKPEAQLNALDVQEVVQRYALAYYVKTRMVRDRQPVYHDTIVDARTGAVIAQWHALQTAGDAGGGTGAGTGTGNSQYNGVVALSTSPSGSQFRMLDATRGKGGRFGGMAITNADHSSMYNPDPGDVYVNTTNTWGDGKQYSGGSTTDANGQTAAVNAFWGLMNTYDTNRNVLGWQSLDGNNTATHIAVHVDRDYDNAFYDDRCKCMFIGDGGSYFYNLGSIDVIGHEMSHGVTAATADLVYSGESGGLNESHSDIGGEMVEAYARAGGTGAVIPAKGNDWMVGQEISRDKKPLRYMVKPSLDGRSADAWSTSLKQLDVHYSSGPNNRMFYFLAQGSNADPASDAHSKYLVKSPQAMTGIGNDKAYRIWFRALSTKFTSSTNYAVARAKALEAAQELYGVGSKEAVAVQRAYAAINVGEDIDEAK, from the coding sequence ATGAATCTGCACATTTCCCTGCTATCGGTCTCCACCCTGGCAGCCGCCGTCATTGCCGCCACCGCCGCCATGGCCCAGCCGCTGTCGCCAGCCATGATGGGCGGACCGGTGGCGCCGCCCTCGTCGCAGGAGAGTAACAACCTGCTGGCGCGCCTGGCCGCGTTCGACCAGGCGCGCGAAACGACGCGCACGCTGGCCGCGCCCCGGTACAGCTTCCGCCTGGCCGCCCAGCACCCCGGCGCCGCAGGCCAGAAAATCTCGCGCGTGCAGCACACCTACGAGGGCCTGCGCGTGTTCGGCTCCGAAGCCGTGGTGGTGACCGATTCCACCGGCGCCATCGTCAGCGCCTCGGTCACCGACCGCCGGCCCGGGGCGCATAGCCTGGCCGCCGGCGCTGCGGCTGCCGTACCAACACCCGCCGACCTGAAGCCGAAGCTCTCGCCGCAGCAGGCGATCATCGTGGCGATCCGCTCGGTGCGCGCCGGCATGTCAAAGATCGAGCATCGCTGGCAGCCGGTCGCCGAACTGTTGCTCTACCCCGTGGTGACCAGCCAGCGCACGGCGGCCGCCGCCAACAAGCCCGAGGCCCAGCTCAACGCGCTCGATGTGCAGGAAGTAGTGCAGCGCTACGCACTCGCTTATTACGTCAAGACGCGCATGGTCAGGGACAGGCAGCCGGTCTATCACGACACCATCGTCGATGCCAGGACCGGCGCGGTCATCGCCCAGTGGCACGCGCTGCAAACGGCCGGTGACGCCGGTGGTGGCACCGGAGCCGGGACCGGTACTGGAAATAGCCAGTACAACGGCGTGGTGGCGCTGTCCACGTCGCCCAGCGGCAGCCAGTTCCGCATGCTCGACGCCACGCGCGGCAAGGGCGGGCGCTTCGGCGGCATGGCCATTACCAACGCCGACCACAGCTCGATGTACAACCCCGATCCCGGCGACGTCTATGTCAACACGACCAACACCTGGGGCGACGGCAAGCAGTACAGCGGCGGCAGCACCACCGACGCCAACGGCCAGACCGCCGCCGTCAACGCCTTCTGGGGCCTGATGAACACCTACGACACCAACCGCAATGTGCTCGGCTGGCAGTCCCTGGACGGCAACAACACCGCCACCCACATTGCCGTCCACGTCGATCGCGACTATGACAACGCCTTTTACGACGACCGCTGCAAGTGCATGTTCATCGGCGACGGCGGCTCGTATTTTTATAACCTGGGATCGATCGACGTGATCGGCCACGAGATGTCGCACGGCGTCACGGCCGCCACGGCGGACCTGGTGTACTCGGGCGAATCGGGCGGCCTCAATGAATCGCATTCGGACATCGGCGGCGAGATGGTGGAAGCGTACGCGCGCGCAGGCGGCACCGGCGCCGTGATACCGGCCAAGGGCAACGACTGGATGGTGGGCCAGGAGATCAGCCGCGACAAGAAGCCGCTGCGCTACATGGTCAAGCCCAGCCTGGACGGGCGCAGCGCGGACGCCTGGAGCACGTCGCTCAAGCAGCTCGACGTGCACTATTCGAGCGGGCCGAATAATCGCATGTTCTACTTCCTGGCGCAGGGCTCGAACGCCGATCCGGCCAGCGATGCCCACAGCAAGTACCTGGTCAAGTCGCCGCAGGCGATGACCGGCATCGGCAACGACAAGGCGTACCGCATCTGGTTCCGGGCCCTGAGCACCAAGTTCACCTCGAGCACCAACTACGCGGTGGCGCGCGCCAAGGCGCTCGAGGCCGCGCAGGAGCTGTACGGCGTTGGCTCGAAGGAAGCCGTGGCAGTGCAGCGCGCCTACGCCGCCATCAACGTCGGCGAGGACATCGACGAGGCCAAGTGA
- a CDS encoding M24 family metallopeptidase codes for MTIGGKTIDEALASLSDMTAGAVPIAKDEHLERVARAQAFMREQGVAAIYINAGANLTYFTGTRWHASERMVGAILPASGGIEYIAPAFEESTLKDFMLVDGPVNCWEEHESPYQLFIDTLARMGIAANADAAPRIGICESAAFFIYDGIRPLAAGYALENASLVTAHCRTRKSANEIALMQRAKDMTMAVHVAAASILREGITTTEVEQFIDRAHRKVGASGSYFVIVLFGEATAYPHGVSYVQTLKPGDTVLIDTGCKLHNYISDITRTYVYGEISERQRSVWNSEKKAQLAAFAAAQLGVPCEAVDQAARRALEEDGFGPGYKLPGLPHRTGHGIGLDIHEWPYLVGGNKTLLDVGMCFSNEPMICIPGEFGVRHEDHFYMTEHGPKWFTEPAYSIDDPFGLNA; via the coding sequence ATGACCATAGGCGGCAAGACCATCGACGAGGCGCTGGCCTCTTTATCGGACATGACGGCGGGCGCAGTCCCGATCGCCAAAGACGAGCACCTGGAACGCGTGGCGCGCGCCCAGGCCTTCATGCGCGAACAGGGCGTGGCGGCGATCTACATCAACGCCGGCGCCAACCTCACCTACTTCACCGGCACCAGGTGGCACGCCAGCGAGCGCATGGTGGGCGCCATCCTGCCCGCCAGCGGCGGCATCGAGTACATCGCGCCAGCCTTCGAGGAAAGCACGCTGAAAGACTTCATGCTGGTGGACGGCCCGGTCAACTGCTGGGAAGAGCACGAAAGCCCGTACCAGCTGTTCATCGACACGCTGGCGCGCATGGGCATCGCAGCGAACGCCGATGCCGCCCCGCGCATCGGCATCTGCGAGAGCGCCGCGTTCTTCATCTACGACGGCATCCGTCCGCTGGCCGCGGGCTATGCGCTGGAAAACGCCAGCCTGGTGACGGCCCACTGCCGCACCCGCAAGTCCGCCAACGAGATCGCGCTGATGCAGCGCGCCAAGGACATGACGATGGCCGTGCACGTGGCGGCCGCCTCGATCCTGCGCGAGGGGATCACCACCACCGAGGTGGAACAGTTCATCGACCGCGCGCACCGCAAGGTGGGCGCTTCCGGCTCGTACTTCGTGATCGTGCTGTTCGGCGAGGCCACCGCATACCCGCACGGCGTGAGCTATGTGCAGACGTTAAAACCCGGCGACACGGTGCTGATCGACACCGGCTGCAAACTGCACAACTACATCTCCGACATCACCCGCACCTATGTGTACGGCGAGATCAGCGAACGTCAGCGGTCGGTATGGAACAGCGAGAAGAAGGCGCAACTGGCGGCGTTTGCGGCCGCGCAGCTGGGTGTGCCGTGCGAAGCGGTGGACCAGGCGGCCCGCCGTGCGCTGGAAGAAGATGGTTTCGGTCCCGGCTACAAGCTGCCAGGCCTGCCGCACCGCACCGGCCACGGCATCGGCCTCGATATCCACGAGTGGCCGTACCTGGTCGGCGGCAACAAGACGCTGCTCGACGTGGGCATGTGTTTTTCGAACGAACCGATGATCTGCATTCCCGGCGAATTCGGCGTGCGCCACGAGGACCATTTCTACATGACGGAACATGGTCCGAAGTGGTTTACCGAACCGGCGTACAGCATCGACGATCCGTTCGGCCTGAACGCTTAA